Proteins from one Panicum virgatum strain AP13 chromosome 7K, P.virgatum_v5, whole genome shotgun sequence genomic window:
- the LOC120641534 gene encoding mechanosensitive ion channel protein 1, mitochondrial-like — MSGIAATWRRTIQSSASQSVMETFVGPSVPSGALRWFSSCAKRSRKPDITVVDQIKVVGRYSAVNDVARTRRLPFSSHMDTNWLIAPKSRHGALPGFLGISSFHRGYSSDTGIKPEASRSAVSNVPSTESSEVGTAGGGEGSWIEILHNARKSTVDAITDAGKKVKELTDAVTPHVQQLFDTYPNLEKVVVPLGGTLCGTMMAWLVMPIILRRLHKYTSQSPIAALLGNSTKNDVLYQTSLWCALEDPAKYLITFMAFSEMATLIAPSISTYLPQAWRAAFVLSFVWFLQRWKTNFIAKAMTNPDTPSVDRDRISAFDKVSSLGLIGLGVMGLAEACGVAVQSILTVGGVGGVATAFAARDVLGNILSGFSLQFSKPFSVNDYIKAGPIEGKVVEIGLTSTSLINPEKLPVIVPNSLFSSQMIVNRSRADWRASVTKIPIRIEDIEKVPSVSEEIRVMLRSNPNVSNSDVPYCYLSRLESSYGELTIGCNLKNMRKDEWLSAEQDILLGAARIIKLHGIELGSTMQCC; from the exons ATGTCAGGGATTGCAGCAACTTGGCGTCGGACAATTCAATCATCTGCTAGTCAGAGTGTAATGGAGACATTTGTTGGCCCATCTGTGCCTTCTGGTGCTTTGAGGTGGTTCAGTAGCTGTGCTAAGCGCTCAAGAAAACCTGATATTACAGTTGTTGACCAGATCAAGGTGGTGGGTCGGTATTCTGCAGTTAATGATGTGGCGAGGACCAGAAGATTGCCCTTTTCAAGTCATATGGACACTAATTGGTTGATTGCGCCAAAGTCCAGACATGGTGCATTGCCAGGTTTCTTAGGCATTTCAAGCTTCCATCGTGGATACTCCTCAGATACTGGAATCAAGCCAGAAGCTTCTCGGAGTGCTGTCTCTAATGTTCCTTCTACAGAAAGCTCTGAGGTTGGCACTGCAGGTGGTGGTGAGGGTTCTTGGATTGAGATCTTGCATAATGCTCGCAAGTCTACAGTAGATGCTATCACTGATGCAGGCAAGAAAGTTAAGGAACTGACTGATGCAGTTACACCTCATGTCCAACAGCTATTTGATACATATCCAAATCTTGAAAAGGTAGTTGTTCCACTTGGCGGAACGCTGTGTGGTACAATGATGGCATGGTTGGTCATGCCTATCATTCTAAGGAGGCTTCACAAGTACACGTCACAAAGTCCTATAGCAGCACTTTTGGGGAACTCAACCAAGAATGATGTTTTATACCAAACTAGTCTCTGGTGTGCTTTAGAGGATCCTGCTAAATATCTTATCACATTTATGGCATTTTCAGAGAT GGCCACACTTATTGCACCAAGCATATCAACTTATCTTCCACAGGCATGGAGGGCTGCGTTTGTGCTGTCTTTTGTATGGTTCCTTCAGAGGTGGAAAACCAACTTCATTGCTAAAGCCATGACCAACCCAGATACCCCTAGTGTGGACCGCGACAGAATATCAGCGTTTGATAAGGTTTCTTCATTGGGACTGATTGGACTAGGAGTAATGGGTCTTGCTGAAGCTTGTGGTGTAGCTGTTCAGTCAATATTAACTGTTGGTGGTGTGGGAG GTGTTGCTACTGCTTTTGCTGCTAGAGATGTCCTTGGTAATATTCTCAGTGGGTTCTCCTTGCAATTTTCTAAGCCATTCTCCGTTAACGACTACATAAAG GCGGGGCCAATAGAAGGCAAGGTGGTCGAAATAGGACTCACTTCTACTTCATTGATCAATCCAGAAAAGCTCCCTGTCATAGTACCCAACTCTCTGTTCTCCAGTCAG ATGATAGTAAATAGATCACGAGCCGATTGGCGAGCTAGTGTGACAAAGATTCCAATACGAATTGAGGATATTGAGAAGGTTCCTTCTGTATCAGAGGAGATAAGGGTTATGTTAAGGTCGAATCCAAATGTGTCCAATAGTGATGTTCCTTATTGCTATCTCTCAAGATTGGAAAGTTCATATGGAGAGCTCACCATTGGATGCAACCTAAAAAACATG AGAAAAGATGAGTGGCTATCTGCCGAACAAGATATTCTTTTGGGAGCTGCTAGGATTATTAAGTTGCATGGCATTGAACTTGGAAGCACTATGCAGTGTTGTTAA
- the LOC120641535 gene encoding uncharacterized protein LOC120641535, with product MKGGGGKETVTATFLRLLLLLLLPLTALYFFYTLHLLLASASSAASNCPPDSSAIASSASVSRASANLTAAAEEKRPGSAAAAPAATTLRHLVFGIAASSRLWDKRKEYIKVWWRPRGAMRGYVWLDRAVRESNMSTARTGLPAIRISSDTSAFPYTHRRGHRSAIRISRIVSETSRLGLPGVRWFVMGDDDTVFFPDNLLTVLNKFDHRQPYYIGSLSESHLQNIYFSYGMAYGGGGFAISRPLAEALARMQDGCLHRYPALYGSDDRIQACMAELGVPLTKHPGFHQYDVYGDLLGLLAAHPVAPLVTLHHLDVVKPLFPDARSRPAAVRRLFDGPVKLDTAGLMQQSICYDGDNRWTVSVAWGFAVLVARGVMSPREMEMPVRTFLNWYPRADYTAYAFNTRPLARSPCQKPAVYYLSSARRAADRGGGETTVTRYERWRHPNETRPACRWDIADPDAHLDHIVVFKRPDPGLWDRSPRRNCCRVVSSPMEGKSGDKKMTIDVGVCREGEFSQVAAV from the exons ATGAAGGGAGGGGGCGGGAAGGAGACGGTCACCGCCACCTTCCTCCGCttgctcctcctgctcctgctcccccTCACCGCCCTCTACTTCTTCTACacgctccacctcctcctcgcctccgcgTCGTCGGCCGCCTCCAACTGCCCGCCTGACTCCTCCGCAatcgcctcctccgcctcggtCTCCCGGGCGTCCGCCAACCtcacggccgcggcggaggagaagcGCCCCggttccgccgccgcggcgcccgcggcgacgACGCTGCGGCACCTGGTGTTCGGCATCGCGGCGTCGTCGCGGCTCTGGGACAAGCGCAAGGAGTACATCAAGGTGTGGTGGCGCCCGCGCGGCGCCATGCGGGGCTACGTGTGGCTCGACCGCGCCGTGCGCGAGTCCAACATGTCCACTGCGCGGACGGGGCTCCCGGCCATCAGGATCTCCTCCGACACCTCCGCCTTCCCCTACACGCACCGCCGGGgccaccgctccgccatccgcATCTCCCGCATCGTCTCCGAGACGTCCCGGCTCGGCCTCCCCGGGGTGCGCTGGTTCGTCATGGGCGACGACGACACCGTCTTCTTCCCCGACAACCTCCTCACCGTGCTCAACAAGTTCGACCACCGCCAGCCCTACTACATCGGCTCCCTCTCCGAGAGCCACCTGCAGAACATCTACTTCTCCTACGGCATggcgtacggcggcggcggcttcgccaTCAGCCGCCCGCTGGCCGAGGCGCTCGCGCGGATGCAGGACGGCTGCCTCCACCGCTACCCGGCGCTCTACGGCAGCGATGACCGGATCCAGGCGTGCATGGCGGAGCTGGGCGTGCCGCTCACCAAGCACCCGGGGTTCCACCAGTACGACGTGTACGGCGACCTGCtgggcctcctcgccgcccaccCGGTGGCGCCGCTCGTGACGCTGCACCACCTCGACGTCGTCAAGCCCCTGTTCCCGGACGCGAGGTCGCGCcccgcggcggtgcggcggctgtTCGACGGGCCGGTGAAGCTGGACACGGCGGGGCTGATGCAGCAGTCCATCTGCTACGACGGCGACAACCGGTGGACGGTGTCCGTGGCGTGGGGGTTCGCTGTGCTGGTGGCGAGGGGCGTAATGTCGCCGCGGGAGATGGAGATGCCGGTGCGCACGTTCCTCAACTGGTACCCGCGCGCCGATTACACGGCGTACGCGTTCAACACGAGGCCCCTGGCGCGTAGCCCGTGCCAGAAGCCCGCGGTGTACTACCTGTcgtcggcgcggcgcgcggccgaccgcggcggcggggagaccACGGTCACGCGGTACGAGCGGTGGCGCCACCCGAACGAGACGCGGCCGGCGTGCCGGTGGGACATCGCCGACCCGGACGCGCATCTCGATCACATCGTCGTGTTCAAGAGGCCTGACCCCGGGCTCTGGGACAGG TCTCCCAGGCGAAATTGCTGCAGAGTGGTTTCGTCGCCCATGGAGGGGAAGAGCGGGGATAAGAAGATGACCATCGATGTAGGCGTATGCAGAGAAGGCGAGTTCAGCCAGGTAGCAGCGGTATAA
- the LOC120640292 gene encoding uncharacterized protein LOC120640292, which produces MQKKARNRMIGPPDKLGTLASRAPFRRTNQTLSDRESRLLSSNQIRGAARFLVQSATRQFKPVNGLARTMTVTAPQKHGKENDSSESVITKDENVEPLVGFGKPPPLPPVFGPLFVLSFFEMSSGEEENK; this is translated from the exons atgcagaagaaagctcgcaACAGAATGAttggcccccctgacaagctcggtacact AGCTTCGAGAGCACCATTCCGTCGCACCAACCAGACGCTCAGCGATCGCGAATCAAG GCTGCTGAGTTCCAATCAGATTAGGGGAGCAGCTAGGTTTCTCGTGCAGAGTGCAACTAGGCAATTCAAACCTGTCAATGGACTAGCAA GGACGATGACAGTGACTGCTCCTCAGAAGCATGGGAAGGAGAATGATTCCAGTGAATCTGTCATCACCAAAGATGAAAATGTTGAGCCCCTGGTTGGCTTTGGCAAACCGCCCCCTTTGCCGCCAGTTTTTGGTCCTTTGTTCGTGCTCTCGTTTTTCGAAATGTCATCTGGtgaagaagaaaataaatga